From Methanocorpusculum sp., the proteins below share one genomic window:
- a CDS encoding pentapeptide repeat-containing protein, with product MREGLFYDIMVDVDERPDGSKKELYDKLSFDFLIECAKNKRIDEWNQGYEEYLRSEWVRIFPDKEYDPEKIGKLFDRDSDIIRPDFTYRDFTNVIQDGANFIGAHLEGTDFTGAHLEDADFRGAHLEGTCFINGCLDEAKFLFAHLKGAHFYQVHIERATFFKADLSGANLSNATLIGTDFSEALIEKANFMYSNLEGAFFRNAHLQGSKFLEAHLKGTHFSHAHLENTEFNNADLTDANLSDAYLQDTEFYNAQLKGAIFNNSNLERANFNLARLDGADFLSSKLEDAVFYLARLDGARFNHSYIEGADFRYTMVRGTQFIEVIIDDKTDFTGTYLAEILIHPNLRKHLERNIRKLNITNKNVFVAMKFNSPDLDSALENAIKPACRKCGKLKAFTVNEKAGDGWIPQTIREGILNARFVISDLTYRNHGVYYETGYADGLEIPVIQTCKRSWYDKEIDPLHFDIAQRNTIRWDDDNDLKQQLIQKIKELQANGK from the coding sequence ATGAGGGAAGGACTATTCTATGATATTATGGTGGATGTGGATGAAAGACCGGATGGGTCGAAGAAAGAACTGTATGATAAGCTGAGTTTTGATTTTTTGATCGAGTGTGCTAAAAATAAAAGGATAGATGAGTGGAATCAGGGGTATGAGGAATATCTGAGATCTGAATGGGTGAGGATTTTTCCAGATAAGGAATATGATCCAGAAAAAATTGGGAAATTGTTTGATCGTGATTCTGATATTATACGACCAGATTTTACATATCGAGATTTTACCAATGTAATTCAAGATGGAGCCAATTTTATTGGTGCACATCTTGAGGGTACTGATTTTACGGGTGCACATCTTGAGGACGCTGATTTTAGGGGTGCACATCTTGAAGGAACCTGTTTCATCAATGGATGTCTTGACGAAGCAAAATTCTTATTTGCACATCTCAAGGGCGCCCATTTTTATCAGGTCCATATTGAGAGAGCTACGTTCTTTAAGGCAGATCTTTCAGGAGCTAATCTTTCTAACGCAACTCTCATCGGAACTGATTTTAGCGAGGCACTTATTGAGAAAGCTAATTTCATGTATTCAAATCTTGAGGGAGCCTTTTTCCGTAATGCACATCTTCAGGGCTCCAAATTTCTGGAAGCACATCTCAAGGGCACCCATTTCTCTCATGCACATCTCGAGAACACCGAATTTAATAATGCAGATCTTACGGACGCTAATTTATCCGATGCATATCTTCAGGATACAGAGTTTTATAACGCACAACTGAAAGGTGCTATATTCAATAATTCTAATCTTGAAAGAGCGAATTTTAATTTGGCACGTCTGGATGGAGCTGATTTCCTTTCCTCAAAACTTGAAGACGCAGTTTTCTATTTGGCACGTTTGGATGGTGCCAGATTCAATCATTCCTATATTGAAGGAGCTGATTTCAGATATACGATGGTCCGCGGAACTCAGTTTATAGAGGTCATCATAGATGATAAAACGGATTTCACCGGAACATACCTTGCTGAAATTCTCATTCATCCAAATCTCAGAAAACACCTGGAACGAAACATACGGAAACTCAACATCACTAATAAAAACGTCTTTGTTGCAATGAAATTTAACAGTCCTGATCTCGACTCGGCATTAGAAAATGCAATCAAACCCGCCTGTCGGAAATGCGGTAAACTGAAAGCATTCACGGTCAATGAAAAAGCCGGTGACGGCTGGATCCCGCAGACGATTAGAGAGGGAATTCTAAATGCACGTTTTGTCATCTCAGACTTAACATACAGAAATCACGGCGTATATTACGAAACCGGATACGCAGACGGGCTTGAAATCCCTGTTATCCAGACATGCAAAAGATCATGGTACGATAAAGAAATAGATCCTCTCCATTTTGATATTGCCCAGAGAAATACCATCCGGTGGGATGATGATAACGATCTCAAACAACAACTCATCCAGAAAATAAAAGAGTTACAGGCGAATGGAAAATAG
- a CDS encoding pentapeptide repeat-containing protein, giving the protein MREGLIYDIMVDVDERPDGWNKELYDKLSFEYLVECAQNNKIGEWNQEYEKYLKSEWQRLFPNEEYDPKNKGKLFDNGSDFVRLDFPNKNLKNAILERANFSGIHLEGANLSCANFKGANFSYAHLERARLLHSNLEEIDFKTAHLDGTCFLFSNLDRASFINTHLEGAYFWNAHLNGTYFTTAHLDGADFSGAYLQGGKFIMATVNGDTLFTNNTIDKKTDFTGTSLSSARIVPGLRTQLERNIREIRWEEWYKDNKMLVIPAKVFWKISDYGSSTRDIVFTFLFSNFIFTMFYLALRDADLLHGTILSSGNDLLLAYMQTTLVPFGILGIDLTTLSLFPVFIIFIQVIFGYTILAALVTRMAIMFQNLSP; this is encoded by the coding sequence ATGAGGGAGGGACTAATCTATGATATTATGGTGGATGTGGATGAAAGACCGGATGGGTGGAATAAAGAACTGTATGATAAGCTGAGTTTTGAATATCTTGTTGAGTGTGCTCAGAATAACAAGATTGGAGAATGGAATCAGGAGTATGAGAAATATCTGAAATCAGAATGGCAGAGGTTATTTCCGAATGAGGAATATGATCCGAAAAATAAGGGAAAATTGTTTGATAATGGTTCTGATTTTGTAAGACTTGATTTTCCAAATAAAAATTTGAAAAATGCAATTCTGGAGAGAGCCAATTTCTCAGGGATACATCTTGAAGGAGCCAATTTATCCTGTGCAAATTTTAAAGGAGCTAATTTCTCATATGCGCATCTAGAAAGAGCCCGTTTATTACATTCAAATCTTGAGGAAATCGATTTCAAAACTGCGCATCTTGATGGTACCTGTTTTTTATTTTCAAATTTGGATAGAGCTAGTTTCATAAATACCCATCTTGAAGGAGCTTATTTCTGGAATGCCCATCTAAATGGAACTTATTTCACAACTGCGCATCTTGATGGCGCCGATTTCTCAGGTGCATATCTTCAGGGAGGAAAATTCATTATGGCCACAGTGAACGGGGATACTCTGTTTACCAACAACACCATAGATAAAAAAACCGATTTCACCGGAACGTCTCTCTCATCAGCCCGCATTGTTCCGGGACTTAGAACACAGCTCGAACGAAACATCCGTGAGATTCGCTGGGAAGAATGGTATAAAGATAATAAAATGCTCGTGATACCGGCGAAAGTATTCTGGAAAATTTCCGATTATGGCAGTAGTACCCGTGATATTGTGTTTACCTTTTTGTTTTCGAATTTTATCTTCACGATGTTCTATCTCGCACTTCGTGATGCAGATCTCCTGCACGGAACGATCCTTTCCTCTGGAAATGACCTCCTCTTAGCGTACATGCAGACGACCCTGGTTCCCTTTGGCATATTGGGCATCGATCTAACGACCCTTTCGCTTTTTCCCGTATTCATTATCTTTATTCAGGTAATTTTTGGATATACGATTCTCGCAGCTTTAGTCACCAGAATGGCGATCATGTTCCAGAATCTGAGTCCATAG
- a CDS encoding GxxExxY protein, with translation MDTGVDNLDILYPEEVRKIIGCAMTVYNTLGIGFLEGVYHDALEVELGLQGIPFEHKKHLDVFYKGVKLPGFFEADIVCYGKIILELKAISRLTEIDDAQLINYLKATGIQVGILMNFGKKGKLDWKRFVYTNDLYFKKENVP, from the coding sequence ATGGATACTGGTGTGGATAATCTTGATATTCTCTATCCGGAAGAGGTTCGAAAAATTATCGGCTGTGCGATGACCGTGTACAATACGCTCGGGATCGGCTTTCTGGAGGGCGTGTATCATGACGCTTTGGAGGTGGAACTCGGTTTGCAGGGCATTCCTTTTGAACACAAGAAACACCTGGATGTATTCTACAAAGGAGTGAAACTCCCCGGTTTCTTTGAGGCAGATATTGTCTGCTATGGAAAAATCATCCTTGAATTAAAAGCGATATCCCGATTGACTGAAATTGATGACGCACAACTGATCAACTATCTGAAAGCTACCGGAATCCAGGTGGGTATTCTGATGAACTTTGGGAAGAAAGGCAAACTCGACTGGAAACGGTTTGTCTACACGAACGATCTTTACTTCAAAAAGGAGAATGTACCATAA
- a CDS encoding 5-formyltetrahydrofolate cyclo-ligase → MTTKAELRTILKERREALSLGDRREKGYYITCRLQELLKPYQTILAYVAKDPEVESMVIINCLLEEGKTVLVPIIEKETHTLRLSYLTSMDQLEPGTFKVPEPLTKERPAPASSIDAVLVPMVGFDRKGHRLGYGAGYYDRFFEANPAIPRIGMAYACQEAECIPTEEYDARMDYVVTEDEVINCG, encoded by the coding sequence ATGACCACAAAAGCAGAGCTTCGCACTATACTTAAGGAACGACGCGAAGCTCTGTCTTTAGGCGACCGGCGGGAGAAGGGATACTATATCACCTGCCGGCTGCAGGAACTCCTGAAACCCTATCAGACGATCCTTGCCTACGTGGCGAAGGATCCGGAGGTCGAGTCGATGGTGATCATCAACTGCCTTCTGGAAGAAGGAAAGACCGTGCTCGTCCCGATCATCGAGAAGGAGACCCATACGCTCCGGCTCTCGTATCTCACGTCGATGGATCAGCTGGAACCGGGCACATTCAAGGTCCCGGAACCCCTGACGAAAGAACGACCCGCCCCGGCATCCTCGATCGACGCGGTCCTCGTGCCGATGGTCGGTTTCGACCGAAAAGGGCACCGGCTCGGCTACGGTGCGGGATACTATGACCGCTTTTTTGAAGCGAATCCGGCTATCCCCCGGATCGGGATGGCGTATGCCTGTCAGGAGGCGGAATGTATTCCGACGGAGGAGTACGATGCCCGGATGGATTATGTAGTGACCGAGGATGAGGTCATCAACTGCGGGTAA
- the arcS gene encoding archaeosine synthase subunit alpha, whose amino-acid sequence MSLFDARKRDGNARIGNLKLSDEENISTPAVLDTESIFPSLKERGFSNLPPSAGKSEFEKYFVAGEEPTAVHPQSESVEGSVLLFSNWNTVISDARRHADYMEKLLAVCPPDAARYAPACGLPSNAASLIYLGFDLFDYTAVDLATVQKKFCTPEGEFDASYMEKGICDCPGCKAGDLKLHNRLALEKEIALARVWIEQGQLREFMEMRCRLHAEQVSLLRHVDRRPGFATNLPVVRSSRFLANSSESMTRAEIAFFEDRVINRFVPSRTDVCVLLPCAARKPYSLSRSHQLFSRVVDGRAHEVIVTSPLGVVPRELELIYPAGHYDVPVTGYWDKEESAILVEYLTAYLTKHRYDRVICHLEGGAKEVAKTAAQAAGVELEFTCNDDKPLSQDSLRALNDTLRASRKRRTDPIRGTLLWQFGELVDTKGWLPKGRYPNQKIYDKKTQLFSIDPETGLLRPTHEGWKHINGYRVWISDGFVPQGDILAPGIADCDPNIREGDEVFVGGEGYQATGKTTMGADEMKRSNRGVAVRVRKTNRK is encoded by the coding sequence ATGAGTCTGTTCGATGCACGAAAACGCGACGGAAACGCCCGGATCGGGAACCTGAAACTCTCCGACGAGGAAAACATCAGCACGCCCGCGGTGCTCGATACCGAATCGATCTTCCCCTCGCTCAAAGAACGCGGGTTTTCAAACCTCCCGCCGTCCGCGGGCAAATCCGAGTTTGAAAAATACTTCGTCGCAGGCGAAGAGCCGACCGCCGTTCACCCGCAGAGCGAGTCAGTCGAGGGAAGCGTGCTCCTGTTCAGCAACTGGAACACGGTCATCTCCGACGCACGCCGCCATGCGGACTACATGGAAAAACTGCTCGCGGTCTGTCCCCCGGACGCCGCACGCTATGCCCCCGCATGCGGTCTTCCCTCGAACGCAGCTTCGCTGATCTATCTCGGCTTCGACCTCTTCGACTACACCGCGGTCGATCTTGCGACCGTGCAGAAAAAGTTCTGCACGCCCGAAGGCGAGTTCGATGCCTCCTATATGGAAAAAGGCATCTGCGACTGCCCGGGCTGCAAAGCCGGCGACCTGAAACTCCACAACCGTCTTGCTCTCGAAAAGGAGATCGCTCTTGCGAGGGTCTGGATCGAACAGGGTCAGCTCCGCGAATTCATGGAGATGCGCTGCAGACTCCACGCCGAGCAGGTCTCTCTTCTCAGACACGTCGACAGGAGACCGGGCTTTGCCACAAACCTTCCGGTCGTCCGCTCCTCCCGGTTCCTCGCAAACTCCTCCGAGTCGATGACCCGTGCCGAGATCGCTTTCTTCGAAGACAGGGTCATCAACCGGTTCGTTCCATCAAGAACCGATGTCTGCGTCCTTCTTCCGTGCGCCGCACGAAAACCCTACTCGCTCTCGAGATCCCATCAGCTGTTCTCCCGCGTGGTTGACGGCCGTGCCCATGAAGTGATCGTGACCTCGCCCTTAGGCGTCGTCCCCCGCGAACTCGAACTCATCTATCCGGCAGGCCACTATGATGTGCCGGTGACCGGATACTGGGACAAGGAAGAGTCCGCGATCCTGGTCGAATACCTTACCGCCTACCTCACGAAGCACCGGTATGACAGAGTCATCTGCCATCTGGAAGGCGGGGCAAAAGAGGTCGCGAAGACCGCCGCACAGGCTGCCGGCGTGGAACTCGAGTTCACCTGTAATGACGATAAACCGCTCTCCCAGGACTCGCTCCGTGCCCTGAACGACACGCTTCGCGCAAGCAGAAAACGCCGGACGGATCCGATCCGCGGCACGCTTCTCTGGCAGTTCGGCGAACTCGTCGACACGAAAGGCTGGCTCCCGAAAGGCCGGTACCCGAACCAGAAGATCTACGATAAGAAGACCCAGCTCTTCTCGATCGACCCGGAGACGGGTCTGCTCCGCCCGACCCACGAAGGCTGGAAGCACATCAACGGATACCGGGTCTGGATCTCGGACGGCTTCGTCCCGCAGGGAGATATCCTTGCGCCGGGAATCGCCGACTGCGACCCGAATATCCGTGAAGGCGACGAGGTGTTCGTCGGCGGCGAAGGCTATCAGGCGACCGGCAAAACCACGATGGGCGCGGACGAGATGAAACGCTCGAACCGCGGCGTTGCCGTCCGCGTGCGGAAAACGAACAGGAAATGA
- the tgtA gene encoding tRNA guanosine(15) transglycosylase TgtA, whose translation MAITFEVIHKDIAGRVGKLKAGDKVIKTPALLPVVNPHLQIIPPSEMKKMGVEGIITNAYIFSKSEDFRAPALKKGLHEVLDFDGLIMTDSGSFQMSVYGSVDITNEQTLSFQRDIGSDIWVPLDIPTHPDTDREEVIAQMEITNARMKEAKEIFGPDAPLSGPVQGAVFEDLREYAGKTVSDMGFAYCPIGAVVPLMESYRYRELVDVIIAAKKGLNPGACVHLFGAGHPSMFALAAALGCDVFDSAAYALYAKEGRYITTYGTLKLDEMSELPCACPVCRSHTVEELKKSPDKQKLLAYHNLAVTMAEISRIRAAIQDGTLWELVDERCRGHPKLLDGYRRLLERVDEIEHLDRASKRRFFYRGSESCRRTEVANYHEMIPRVKLADVSLIAAGGPVPRIYEEVIEFKPPFGPLPYELAETFPAGPAEVPAWDEEMMKYGIKGLKGLLATNPDTKVTISTTEKWAELFRTEFPAAEVIT comes from the coding sequence ATGGCAATAACATTCGAAGTCATCCATAAAGACATAGCAGGCCGCGTCGGCAAACTCAAAGCCGGCGACAAAGTCATAAAAACCCCCGCACTCCTCCCGGTCGTCAACCCTCACCTTCAGATAATCCCGCCCTCCGAAATGAAAAAGATGGGCGTCGAAGGCATCATCACAAACGCCTACATCTTCTCCAAAAGCGAAGATTTCAGAGCGCCCGCCCTCAAAAAAGGTCTCCACGAAGTCCTCGACTTCGACGGCCTGATCATGACCGACTCCGGATCCTTCCAGATGTCCGTCTACGGCAGTGTTGATATCACGAATGAACAGACCCTCTCCTTCCAAAGAGACATCGGCAGCGACATCTGGGTCCCGCTCGATATCCCCACCCACCCCGACACCGACAGGGAAGAGGTCATCGCCCAGATGGAGATCACGAACGCCAGAATGAAAGAGGCAAAAGAGATCTTCGGTCCCGACGCCCCCCTTTCAGGTCCTGTCCAGGGAGCCGTCTTTGAAGACCTCCGTGAATATGCCGGGAAAACCGTCTCGGACATGGGCTTTGCCTACTGCCCGATCGGCGCCGTCGTCCCCCTCATGGAAAGCTACCGATACCGCGAACTCGTCGACGTCATCATCGCCGCGAAAAAGGGACTCAACCCCGGGGCATGTGTCCACCTCTTCGGTGCCGGCCACCCCTCCATGTTCGCCCTCGCCGCAGCGCTCGGATGCGATGTCTTCGACTCAGCCGCCTACGCGCTTTACGCAAAAGAAGGACGCTATATCACCACCTACGGAACGCTCAAACTCGACGAGATGAGCGAACTGCCGTGCGCCTGCCCCGTCTGCCGCAGTCATACCGTCGAAGAGCTGAAAAAATCCCCAGACAAACAAAAGCTCCTCGCCTACCACAACCTCGCCGTCACCATGGCCGAGATCTCGAGGATCCGTGCCGCCATCCAGGACGGAACACTCTGGGAACTCGTCGACGAACGCTGCAGAGGACACCCGAAACTGCTCGACGGTTACCGGAGACTCCTCGAACGGGTCGACGAGATCGAACACCTCGACAGAGCCAGCAAACGCCGGTTCTTCTACCGGGGCAGCGAATCCTGCCGCCGGACCGAGGTCGCAAACTACCATGAGATGATCCCCCGCGTGAAACTCGCGGACGTCTCCCTCATTGCAGCCGGCGGACCAGTACCGCGGATCTATGAAGAGGTCATCGAGTTCAAGCCCCCGTTCGGCCCCCTGCCCTACGAACTTGCCGAGACCTTCCCCGCAGGACCCGCCGAAGTTCCCGCATGGGACGAAGAGATGATGAAGTACGGGATCAAGGGCCTCAAAGGACTGCTCGCCACAAACCCCGACACCAAAGTCACCATCTCTACGACCGAGAAATGGGCGGAACTTTTCAGAACCGAGTTCCCCGCTGCCGAGGTCATCACATGA
- a CDS encoding TIGR00296 family protein, whose amino-acid sequence MHLLSQTEGQLALQLARLYAESAVTGKTPHGEPELTEIFTEKRGIFVTLTKFGDLRGCIGFPFPVMALGEAIKEAAVHAAVDDPRFYPVNEGELSEISVEVTILTQPTLLECAPERRPAAVIVGRHGLIAEMNGHTGLLLPQVAVEYRWGPVEFLRETCNKAGLHPDAWTSASCNILTFEGQIFKE is encoded by the coding sequence ATGCATCTTCTCAGTCAGACCGAAGGCCAGCTTGCCCTTCAACTCGCACGACTCTACGCTGAGTCCGCAGTAACCGGAAAAACCCCCCATGGAGAACCGGAGCTCACCGAAATCTTCACAGAAAAACGAGGCATCTTCGTCACCCTCACCAAATTCGGCGACCTCAGAGGATGCATCGGCTTTCCTTTTCCTGTCATGGCATTAGGCGAAGCGATTAAAGAAGCAGCAGTACATGCCGCAGTCGACGATCCCCGATTCTACCCCGTAAACGAAGGAGAACTCAGCGAGATCAGCGTCGAAGTCACGATCCTCACGCAGCCCACCCTTCTCGAATGCGCCCCCGAACGCCGCCCCGCCGCCGTCATCGTCGGCCGCCACGGGCTCATCGCAGAAATGAACGGACACACCGGTCTCCTCCTTCCCCAGGTCGCCGTCGAATACAGATGGGGGCCCGTAGAGTTCCTCCGCGAGACCTGCAACAAAGCCGGTCTCCACCCTGACGCATGGACAAGCGCATCATGCAATATTCTTACCTTTGAAGGACAGATATTCAAGGAATAA
- a CDS encoding ATP-binding protein: protein MRVIGRVVATEKIPTTMDSFCFWTEENLILNPFDVVVVDHINNSQTFAVIEEISHITDSASFLSNYISSDFGDVNVTEVTHRIGMNYVKANVVGNDKNIFIPVQNNSLVHLASKDQISMALGLDEINNPLVCGYLEMYENVDGSERVTLPVNIDSAFLIGPEGAHLNISGISGLAAKTSYAMFLMKAIQDKQMRGDLDDNVAFVFFNVKGKDLLGINEPNPENDQNTDALYNMLGITPEPFKEVHYLYPFFNERTSNSYVGSETYNRQKKLGIASKYKFTYEEDKDSLDLLFSNIDDSSQTMESILNYITTDHSFGNLTSWSQFIEEIEKKSQAGSSTGSKEITVNSWRKFTRLIKKSINRNELFSVKISVNEGEIRLSDKIKKLEKNQVYVVDIAKLNSEMQAFVFGNVIREIYDLQLEEVCDNEKHPSKIIVFVDELNKFASTDTPKNSPILRQILDIAERGRSLGVILFGAEQFKSAVHDRVSGNCSTFAYGRTNAIELGKTGYKYIPPVYRSMMTRLKQGEYIIQNPVFKSMLNIKFPKPIYKQFK from the coding sequence ATGAGAGTAATTGGAAGAGTAGTAGCAACGGAGAAAATACCAACAACAATGGATTCTTTCTGTTTTTGGACTGAAGAAAATCTTATTTTAAACCCGTTTGATGTTGTAGTTGTTGATCATATCAACAATAGTCAGACATTTGCAGTAATTGAGGAAATATCACATATAACTGATTCGGCAAGTTTCCTCTCAAACTATATCTCGAGTGATTTTGGAGATGTTAATGTCACTGAGGTAACTCATAGAATTGGCATGAACTATGTCAAAGCCAATGTTGTGGGAAATGATAAAAACATCTTCATCCCAGTACAAAATAATTCCCTAGTCCACCTCGCATCAAAAGACCAGATTTCTATGGCACTCGGTCTTGATGAGATAAATAACCCATTAGTTTGTGGCTATCTTGAGATGTATGAAAACGTGGATGGAAGTGAAAGGGTCACACTTCCCGTAAATATTGATTCTGCCTTCCTCATTGGTCCTGAAGGTGCCCATCTAAATATCTCTGGAATATCTGGTCTTGCGGCCAAAACTTCCTATGCTATGTTTTTAATGAAAGCCATACAGGATAAGCAGATGAGAGGTGACCTTGATGATAATGTTGCTTTTGTCTTTTTCAATGTGAAAGGGAAAGATCTGCTTGGAATTAACGAACCCAATCCTGAAAATGACCAAAATACAGATGCTCTCTATAATATGTTGGGGATTACTCCAGAACCATTCAAGGAAGTACACTACCTTTATCCTTTCTTTAATGAAAGGACATCAAACAGCTATGTGGGTTCCGAAACATACAATCGCCAGAAAAAACTTGGAATAGCATCAAAATATAAATTTACCTATGAAGAGGACAAAGATAGTCTCGATCTGCTCTTCTCTAACATCGACGATTCATCACAAACTATGGAGTCAATTTTGAACTATATTACGACGGACCATAGTTTTGGAAATCTTACATCGTGGAGTCAGTTTATTGAGGAAATTGAGAAAAAATCCCAAGCTGGAAGTTCCACTGGTAGCAAAGAAATTACTGTTAATAGTTGGAGGAAGTTCACTCGCCTTATTAAAAAATCAATCAATAGGAATGAATTATTCTCAGTAAAAATCAGTGTGAATGAGGGTGAAATTCGTCTTTCTGATAAGATCAAAAAATTGGAGAAAAATCAGGTTTATGTCGTTGATATTGCCAAATTAAACTCTGAGATGCAAGCATTTGTTTTTGGCAATGTCATAAGAGAGATTTATGATCTCCAGCTTGAAGAAGTTTGTGACAATGAAAAACACCCATCTAAGATTATTGTTTTTGTTGATGAATTGAACAAGTTTGCCTCAACAGACACACCAAAAAATTCCCCAATCTTACGACAGATTCTTGATATTGCAGAAAGAGGGCGCTCTCTTGGTGTCATCCTCTTTGGTGCGGAACAGTTCAAAAGTGCGGTCCATGATCGTGTCTCTGGAAATTGTTCTACATTTGCTTACGGAAGAACAAATGCAATTGAACTGGGAAAAACAGGATACAAATATATCCCACCAGTTTATAGAAGTATGATGACTAGACTGAAACAAGGGGAATATATCATACAAAATCCGGTATTCAAATCTATGTTGAATATCAAATTCCCGAAACCAATTTATAAACAATTCAAATGA
- a CDS encoding ATP-binding protein, which translates to MVFDGNVKFGKNVIENLTTGMYEDSKIIYREYIQNAADSIDKALRDGLYEEDDEPSIEIDIFPDERLIKITDNAYGIKAQDIVKTLIDVADSEKVKGVDKGFRGIGRLGGLGYCKLLKFITTYPDENIQTTVIYDGELLQKYLNDFSIKMDAEEILQKIITVQSDSCSAASHYFIVELHGVRKDNDELLDPNKITRYVSEVAPLDYANKFYLRSKIYEYLEENDLKLTDYRVTVDGFDVLRDYTTKLYEKDSGADDTKKQYDEITHLEFEDFRDNDGRLIAWMWFGISRFDRQIPIKYNPMAGLKLLKENIQIDNGAKISRFFKEPRGNLYFIGEIHAVDKDLIPNGRRDYFEETPTRVIFEAKLEAFINDTLYQLYREASVVKSIYQSSMKVQELKEEYEQKSQTGFINETEQKVLIDEIKSKEDKWVKDREKVEKIKDKAKDNPILTQVINNIEKKYDNEVTISKPSEKGLNDKKIDKPAKKDPEKQEKTVLLTDKLTNLSQNERKLVERIYSVISKVLDPEKSQKLIHKIQSELQK; encoded by the coding sequence ATGGTATTTGATGGAAATGTGAAATTTGGAAAGAATGTTATTGAGAATCTTACCACAGGAATGTATGAAGACTCGAAGATTATCTATCGAGAATACATTCAAAATGCCGCTGATTCCATTGACAAAGCATTGAGAGATGGACTATATGAAGAAGATGATGAACCTAGTATAGAGATAGACATATTCCCAGATGAACGTTTGATTAAAATCACGGATAACGCCTATGGGATTAAAGCACAGGACATTGTAAAGACCTTAATTGATGTTGCTGATTCAGAAAAAGTTAAAGGAGTTGACAAAGGATTTCGTGGGATTGGAAGATTGGGTGGACTGGGATATTGTAAACTCCTTAAGTTCATCACAACGTACCCTGATGAAAACATTCAAACAACCGTAATATATGATGGGGAATTACTCCAAAAATATCTCAATGATTTCTCCATTAAGATGGATGCAGAAGAAATTCTCCAGAAAATTATAACGGTTCAAAGTGATTCATGTTCTGCTGCTTCACATTACTTTATTGTAGAACTACATGGAGTAAGGAAGGATAATGATGAGTTACTTGATCCAAACAAAATAACACGTTATGTTTCTGAAGTTGCGCCATTAGATTATGCAAATAAATTTTATTTGAGATCAAAAATATATGAATATTTGGAAGAGAATGATCTGAAATTAACTGATTACAGGGTCACTGTGGATGGGTTCGATGTATTACGTGACTACACCACAAAATTGTATGAAAAAGATTCTGGAGCCGATGACACTAAGAAACAATATGACGAAATTACGCACCTTGAATTTGAAGATTTCAGAGATAATGATGGGAGATTAATTGCCTGGATGTGGTTTGGGATATCCAGATTTGATAGACAGATTCCAATCAAATATAATCCAATGGCTGGTCTTAAACTTCTAAAAGAAAATATTCAAATCGACAATGGAGCAAAGATATCACGTTTCTTTAAAGAACCCCGCGGTAATCTATACTTTATCGGGGAAATACACGCTGTCGACAAAGATTTAATTCCAAATGGTAGACGTGATTATTTTGAAGAAACGCCAACTCGAGTAATATTTGAAGCCAAGTTAGAAGCCTTCATCAATGATACATTATACCAGTTATATCGTGAGGCAAGTGTTGTAAAATCCATTTATCAGAGTTCTATGAAAGTTCAGGAACTCAAGGAAGAATACGAACAAAAATCTCAAACCGGTTTTATTAATGAAACTGAACAAAAAGTTCTCATCGATGAGATTAAATCAAAAGAAGATAAATGGGTAAAAGATCGCGAAAAAGTCGAGAAGATAAAAGACAAAGCAAAAGATAATCCAATTCTTACTCAAGTAATTAATAACATCGAAAAGAAATATGATAATGAAGTTACCATATCTAAACCCTCTGAAAAAGGATTAAATGATAAAAAAATCGACAAACCTGCGAAAAAAGATCCTGAAAAACAAGAGAAAACTGTATTATTGACGGATAAATTAACTAATTTAAGTCAAAATGAACGGAAACTGGTTGAAAGAATATATTCCGTAATCTCCAAAGTCTTAGATCCTGAAAAAAGTCAGAAATTAATCCATAAAATTCAATCAGAACTTCAAAAATAA